A single window of Sparus aurata chromosome 22, fSpaAur1.1, whole genome shotgun sequence DNA harbors:
- the parp1 gene encoding poly [ADP-ribose] polymerase 1, producing the protein MAESQEDKLYKAEYAKSGRASCKKCKENIAKDSLRMAIMVQSPMFDGKVPHWHHFSCFWQRAAAQSTADIGGFSDLRWDDQEKVKKAIESGGATGGKGEQKGGAKGEKTLNDFAVEYAKSNRSTCKGCEQKIEKDQIRVSKKTVDPEKPQLGLIDRWYHTACFVSRREELVFRPEYNAAQLKGFNALRAEDKEELKKRLPAVKTEGKRKADEVDGVSKKQKKEEEDEKKKLEEQLKNQSQLIWGIKDKLKKFCSTNDMKELLIANSQEVPSGESNVVDCLADGMAFGALEPCKECQGQLVFKGDAYYCTGDISAWTKCVFKTPTPVRKDWVTPKEFHEVPFLKKFKFKRQNRLYPKEAPAQTPKAVKAEPLASASSAPLERPPEGATPDKPLTGMKLIAVGKLSKNKDDLKAAVEELGGKITNTANKASLCFSTKKEVEKMTKKMEEVRDAGVRVVSEDFLTDIKSSGKAMQELVSLHAISPWGAEVKVEAQAPSVASKSGTPAAKSTGRVKEEEGSSKAKKMKLTVKGGAAVDPDSGLENSAHVLEQSGKMYSATLGLVDIVRGTNSYYKLQLLEDDVQKRYWVFRSWGRVGTTIGGNKLDKFHDKNSAMDNFLGVYKEKTGNNWSSSNFTKYPNKFYPLEIDYGQDEEAVKRLTATAGTKSKLAKPVQELIKTIFDVESMKKAMVEFEIDLQKMPLGKLSKRQIQSAYALLTEVQQAVSDSQPDSQILDLSNRFYTLIPHDFGMKKPPLLNNLDYIQAKVQMLDNLLDIEVAYSLLRGGAQDNESDPIDINYEKLKTKIEVVDKTTDEAQIIMQYVKNTHAATHNTYTLEVQEIFKISREGERQRYRPFEELHNRQLLWHGSRATNYAGILSQGLRIAPPEAPVTGYMFGKGVYFADMVSKSANYCHTSQSDPVGLLLLAEVALGNMHELKKASHITKLPKGKHSVKGVGRTAPDPSASVTLDGVQVPLGKGAHTNIDDTSLLYNEYIVYDVAQVNLKYLLKTKFNYQTSLW; encoded by the exons TCACCCATGTTTGATGGGAAAGTCCCCCACTGGCACCACTTCTCCTGCTTctggcagagagcagcagctcaGTCCACTGCTGATATCGGAGGGTTTTCTGACCTCCGCTGGGACGACCAGGAGAAGGTCAAAAAAGCTATCGAAAGTGGTGGAGCAACAGGAG GAAAAGGCGAACAGAAGGGTGGAGCTAAGGGAGAGAAGACGCTGAACGACTTTGCGGTTGAATATGCAAAGTCAAACCGCAGCACATGCAAAGGCTGtgagcagaaaatagaaaag GATCAGATCCGTGTATCCAAGAAAACTGTGGACCCAGAGAAGCCTCAGCTGGGTTTGATCGACCGTTGGTACCACACGGCCTGTTTCGTGAGCCGCAGGGAGGAACTGGTCTTCAGGCCTGAATACAACGCCGCCCAGCTGAAGGGTTTCAACGCACTACGGGCAGAAGACAAGGAGGAACTCAAGAAGAGGCTCCCCGCTGTCAAAACTGAAGG GAAGCGTAAAGCTGATGAGGTGGATGGAGTGtcaaagaaacagaagaaggaggaagaggatgagaagaaaaaactgGAGGAGCAGTTGAAG AACCAAAGTCAGCTGATTTGGGGAATCAAGGACAAACTGAAGAAGTTTTGTTCAACCAACGACATGAAGGAGCTGTTGATTGCAAACAGCCAGGAGGTTCCCTCTGGAGAATCTAAT GTGGTTGACTGTCTGGCCGACGGCATGGCTTTTGGTGCTCTTGAGCCCTGCAAGGAGTGCCAGGGTCAGCTGGTGTTCAAAGGTGATGCTTATTACTGCACGGGCGACATCTCAGCCTGGACAAAGTGTGTGTTCAAAACCCCAACACCCGTACGTAAAGACTGGGTCACCCCAAAG GAATTCCATGAAGTTCCCTTCCTGAAAAAATTTAAGTTCAAGAGACAGAACAGGCTTTATCCAAAAGAGGCTCCCGCCCAAACTCCTAAAGCAGTCAAAGCAGAGCCTTTGGCAAGTGCATCCAGTGCCCCGCTAGAGCGACCGCCAGAGGGCGCAACCCCAG ACAAACCTCTCACTGGTATGAAACTGATAGCTGTGGGAAAGCTGAGTAAGAACAAGGACGATCTAAAGGCTGCTGTGGAGGAGCTGGGCGGAAAGATTACCAACACGGCCAATAAGGCTTCTCTTTGCTTCAGCACCAAGA AGGAGGTAGAGAAGATGACTAAGAAAATGGAGGAAGTGAGGGATGCCGGCGTTCGGGTGGTCTCTGAAGATTTCCTCACAGACATCAAGTCGTCGGGTAAAGCCATGCAGGAGCTGGTCTCCCTGCACGCTATCTCACCCTGGGGCGCAGAGGTCAAAGTGGAGGCTCAAGCGCCGTCCGTGGCCTCCAAGTCGGGAACACCGGCTGCGAAGAGCACAGGcagggtgaaggaggaggaag GCAGTAGCAAAGCCAAGAAGATGAAGCTCACCGTGAAAGGAGGAGCTGCTGTCGATCCAGATTCAG GTCTGGAGAACAGCGCTCATGTCCTGGagcagagtgggaagatgtaCAGTGCAACGCTCGGTCTTGTGGACATTGTCAGAGGAACTAACTCGTACTATAAACTTCAGCTGCTAGAGGATGATGTACAGAAACG GTATTGGGTGTTCAGGTCATGGGGCAGAGTGGGCACCACTATCGGAGGCAACAAACTGGACAAGTTCCATGACAAGAACTCAGCCATGGACAACTTCCTGGGTGTCTACAAAGAGAAGACGGGCAACAATTGGAGCTCCTCCAACTTCACCAAATATCCTAATAAATTCTACCCCCTGGAGATTGACTACGGACAg GATGAGGAGGCAGTGAAGAGGCTGACAGCCACCGCTGGCACCAAATCTAAACTGGCCAAACCTGTCCAGGAGCTGATCAAGACTATCTTTGATGTAGAGAGCATGAAGAAGGCCATGGTAGAGTTTGAG ATTGACCTCCAGAAGATGCCCCTCGGAAAACTGAGCAAGAGGCAGATCCAGAGTGCCTACGCGCTCCTAACTGAAGTTCAGCAG GCTGTGTCAGATTCTCAGCCTGATTCTCAGATACTGGATCTCTCCAATCGCTTCTACACACTAATCCCTCACGACTTTGGTATGAAGAAACCTCCGCTGCTCAACAATCTGGACTACATTCAA GCTAAAGTTCAGATGCTGGACAACCTGTTGGATATTGAAGTGGCCTACAGCCTGCTGAGAGGAGGCGCCCAGGACAACGAGAGTGATCCCATCGACATTAACTACGAGAAACTCAAAACCAAGATCGAG GTTGTTGACAAGACAACAGATGAGGCTCAGATCATTATGCAATATGTTAAGAACACCCACGCTGCTACACACAACACTTACACACTGGAAGTGCAAGAA ATCTTCAAAATTTCCCGAGAGGGAGAGCGCCAGAGGTACCGTCCCTTCGAGGAGCTACACAATCGCCAGCTGCTGTGGCACGGTTCACGCGCCACCAACTACGCTGGTATCTTGTCTCAGGGTCTTCGCATTGCCCCTCCAGAGGCCCCAGTG ACCGGTTACATGTTCGGCAAAGGTGTGTACTTTGCTGACATGGTGTCAAAGAGTGCAAACTACTGTCACACCTCCCAGTCGGACCCTGTTGGCCTCCTTCTGCTGGCTGAGGTTGCTCTCGGCAACAT gCATGAATTAAAGAAGGCCTCCCACATTACAAAACTACCCAAGGGCAAGCACAGCGTTAAAG GTGTGGGGAGAACTGCTCCTGATCCAAGCGCCTCTGTCACTTTAGACGGGGTGCAAGTGCCTCTGGGCAAAGGAGCCCACACTAACATTGATGACACAAGTCTACTGTACAACGA ATACATCGTGTACGATGTAGCCCAGGTAAACCTGAAGTATCTCCTGAAGACCAAGTTTAACTACCAGACGTCCCTGTGGTGA
- the LOC115574057 gene encoding adenosine receptor A2a, giving the protein MENSTAMLNLYTRNSSPPFSSLLNYSTPFSPLPPSGGIVISPNVGYMTAELVIAFLSTIGNVLVCVAVGLNRKLRTVTNYFLVSLAVADICVGTIAIPCAILTDVGLPRHNLYLCLLMLSVLIMFTQSSIFSLLAVAVERYVAIFMPFRYQVLMTSRNAVLVILTMWLLAFLIGLVPLMGWHKTPPDSGYCFFVLVVDMTYMVYFNFFACVLTPLVIMFLIYAQIFVTVKRQVRRIASEQRGRGEGQMKAAASMRREMKTATSLFLVLFLFTICWIPLHIINCFLLLCPHCPVPFELLLTAIILSHANSAVNPFLYAYTMTAFRDTFKAIFLCCRAVGDREASNVASGDDREC; this is encoded by the coding sequence ATGGAGAACAGCACTGCAATGTTGAACCTCTACACTAGAAACTCATCCCCTCCATTCTCTTCTCTTTTGAACTACTCCACTCCTTTCTCCCCCCTGCCTCCATCTGGTGGCATTGTAATTTCCCCTAATGTGGGGTACATGACTGCTGAGCTCGTTATTGCCTTTCTCTCCACCATCGGCAACGTACTCGTCTGCGTTGCTGTGGGCCTCAACCGCAAGTTGCGCACTGTCACCAACTACTTCTTGGTCTCGCTCGCGGTTGCAGACATCTGTGTGGGAACCATTGCCATCCCCTGTGCCATCCTGACCGACGTCGGTTTGCCTCGTCACAACCTCTACCTGTGTCTGCTCATGCTGAGTGTCTTAATCATGTTCACCCAGAGCTCCATTTTCAGCCTGCTGGCGGTGGCTGTGGAGCGCTACGTGGCCATCTTCATGCCCTTCCGCTACCAGGTCCTGATGACGTCTCGAAACGCTGTGTTGGTGATCCTGACTATGTGGCTGCTGGCCTTTCTCATCGGGCTTGTTCCTCTCATGGGCTGGCACAAGACACCGCCCGATTCCGGCTACTGCTTCTTTGTCTTGGTTGTGGACATGACCTATATGGTCTATTTCAACTTCTTTGCTTGTGTGCTGACACCCTTGGTAATCATGTTCCTCATTTACGCCCAAATTTTTGTCACGGTGAAGCGGCAGGTGAGGCGCATTGCGTctgagcagagaggcagaggggaggGACAGATGAAGGCTGCAGCCAGCATGCGTCGGGAGATGAAGACTGCTACGTCgctttttcttgttctgttcCTCTTCACGATCTGCTGGATCCCGCTCCACATAATCAactgcttcctgctgctctgcccGCACTGCCCCGTGCCGTTTGAGCTGCTGCTTACTGCCATCATCCTGTCACACGCCAACTCTGCTGTCAACCCGTTTCTCTATGCATACACAATGACGGCTTTCAGGGACACCTTCAAAGCTATTTTCTTGTGTTGCAGGGCGGTGGGCGACAGAGAGGCTTCAAATGTAGCCAGCGGTGATGATAGAGAATGCTAA